One genomic window of Wolbachia endosymbiont (group B) of Eucosma cana includes the following:
- a CDS encoding tetratricopeptide repeat protein: MLRIVQRNKIYWLRAAANATTLGSMFVCMLICVVILWRSSVTYASENLEIQKVFDSVVKHIKADKKYKDLDVIERKSDKFNIKISQNSGKNFDIYSILKKAKDSFELGDSETATSLLNQIIAKFPYHESALIGLGNIYYANKEFKKAVEIYTRLLKEYPSNPYVLKNFLTIISQYDPNLALSEMLKLYDTLRNSAPLSANLGLIYMKKGDYVKAKEYMKAAISLDQNNIFYTYNLAVILDKLSDFKNATACYSKLLNMSKNASERIPLYKVAARLKFIQLHSAHPAIP; the protein is encoded by the coding sequence GTGTTGCGTATAGTTCAAAGAAATAAGATTTACTGGTTACGCGCTGCAGCCAATGCCACAACACTAGGATCTATGTTTGTCTGCATGTTAATTTGCGTTGTGATTTTATGGAGGTCTTCTGTTACCTATGCTAGTGAAAATTTGGAGATACAGAAGGTCTTTGATAGTGTTGTCAAGCATATAAAAGCTGATAAAAAATATAAAGATCTTGATGTTATCGAGAGAAAAAGTGACAAATTTAATATCAAAATTTCGCAGAATTCTGGCAAGAATTTTGACATATACTCTATTTTAAAAAAAGCAAAAGATTCCTTTGAGTTAGGAGATAGTGAAACAGCTACTTCTCTCCTCAATCAGATTATCGCAAAATTTCCTTATCATGAAAGTGCTTTAATTGGACTAGGGAATATCTATTACGCTAACAAAGAATTTAAAAAAGCTGTAGAGATTTACACAAGACTGTTAAAAGAATATCCTAGCAACCCTTATGTATTAAAGAACTTTCTGACGATAATCTCACAATATGATCCTAATTTAGCATTGAGTGAAATGTTGAAATTGTATGATACACTCAGAAATAGCGCCCCTTTATCAGCAAATTTAGGTTTGATCTATATGAAAAAAGGGGATTACGTAAAAGCTAAAGAATATATGAAAGCAGCAATTTCTTTAGATCAAAACAATATTTTTTATACCTATAATTTAGCTGTTATTCTAGATAAGCTCTCAGATTTTAAAAATGCCACAGCATGTTATTCAAAGTTGTTGAACATGTCAAAAAATGCAAGTGAAAGAATACCTTTATACAAGGTAGCAGCAAGACTAAAATTTATACAACTCCATAGTGCGCACCCAGCGATTCCATAA
- a CDS encoding glycine zipper family protein, which yields MVQGGTTNPTNSDEFIENVVKYISKREDLLEALESLLQANEFIKSGEIFNESTIKNVSERLIKDEGLFKGTMDILKEYLEKDNNQLKTLLEQVNKVEGMEKELETLGNQLLAQGLISGAAVTTLTGALAGLLTVGGVTGALIIGGAAFVGFVALFAIAAIGYLIYQNRGEIKEGAIKFGKTVKSFVKDVIDKLPTIQARENNFGKLISNLTEQGLRANGEERTILDNKVKIIEMLRNEEQRSAIRKLVKDGDIKEFSKKDMERLLQKGLSTHESDKEALEDSIEELKAAITSDSKTVEDFIQEVNNKAKGMKPSSKVKESNSEQVDGNNMKK from the coding sequence ATACATTAGTAAAAGAGAAGATTTGTTGGAAGCATTGGAGTCTCTATTACAAGCAAATGAATTTATAAAAAGCGGTGAAATTTTTAATGAATCAACCATCAAGAATGTGTCTGAACGGCTGATAAAAGATGAAGGTCTTTTTAAGGGCACAATGGATATTTTAAAGGAGTATCTTGAGAAAGACAATAATCAATTAAAAACACTTCTTGAACAAGTAAATAAAGTAGAAGGCATGGAGAAAGAGCTTGAAACTTTAGGCAATCAACTGTTAGCTCAAGGATTGATAAGTGGAGCAGCAGTGACAACACTAACAGGTGCACTAGCAGGTTTATTAACAGTAGGAGGAGTGACCGGTGCATTAATTATTGGTGGAGCAGCATTCGTAGGGTTTGTAGCACTATTTGCTATAGCTGCTATTGGTTATCTTATATACCAGAATAGAGGTGAGATAAAAGAAGGTGCAATTAAATTCGGAAAAACAGTGAAAAGTTTTGTGAAAGATGTGATCGATAAATTACCTACGATTCAAGCAAGAGAGAATAATTTTGGAAAGTTAATAAGCAATTTGACAGAACAGGGTCTTAGAGCTAATGGAGAAGAAAGAACAATTCTTGATAATAAAGTAAAAATAATAGAAATGCTCCGAAATGAAGAGCAGCGATCTGCTATACGAAAGTTAGTAAAGGATGGAGACATTAAAGAATTTTCAAAAAAGGATATGGAAAGACTTCTACAAAAGGGCCTCAGTACTCATGAAAGTGATAAGGAAGCACTTGAGGATTCTATAGAAGAATTAAAAGCTGCAATTACTTCAGATAGCAAAACAGTAGAAGATTTTATACAAGAGGTGAATAATAAAGCTAAAGGAATGAAGCCAAGTTCTAAAGTGAAGGAGTCAAATTCTGAACAAGTTGATGGAAACAACATGAAAAAATAG
- a CDS encoding biotin transporter BioY, which yields MFITQSSSRSTLVEILSCVLLLFLMAQISVPLQPVPITLQTLGVMLIGLKFNRRTAFYSVLTYLSLGAAGFPVFANFSSGYHIFLGPTGGYLIGCLAAVMVMNKVNELLNSKYKSFVCNSLSCLAGTAVIFICGVSWLSVYFGLERAIMVGVLPFILPGLVKIFLLVAALQYLKK from the coding sequence ATGTTTATAACACAATCAAGCAGTAGGTCAACACTGGTTGAAATATTGTCTTGCGTTTTACTTTTATTCTTGATGGCTCAAATAAGCGTACCGTTGCAGCCTGTGCCTATCACATTGCAAACTTTAGGAGTAATGCTCATTGGGCTTAAATTTAACCGCAGAACAGCATTCTATTCTGTGCTTACATATCTATCACTTGGTGCAGCAGGATTTCCTGTTTTTGCGAATTTTTCTAGTGGTTATCACATTTTTCTTGGACCAACAGGTGGATATTTAATTGGCTGTTTAGCTGCTGTTATGGTAATGAACAAAGTAAATGAATTACTGAACTCTAAATATAAATCATTTGTGTGTAATTCTTTAAGTTGTCTGGCCGGTACAGCTGTAATCTTTATTTGTGGTGTTAGTTGGCTTTCTGTTTACTTTGGTCTGGAACGAGCAATAATGGTAGGTGTTTTACCATTTATCCTTCCTGGTTTGGTAAAAATTTTTCTACTTGTAGCAGCTTTGCAATATTTGAAAAAATGA
- a CDS encoding DUF1284 domain-containing protein: MIKFRPHHFMCTLAFQGYGYSQGFVENYKKIASKVINDPNTKIEVVDNLDTICSVCPNQTKQGKCTTQAKVLELDRRHMEILGMKIGEILTWNEAVKRIRKKMSLEKFDYACEECNWQPYGMCRSALLTHSK; this comes from the coding sequence ATGATAAAATTTCGTCCTCATCATTTCATGTGCACTCTTGCATTTCAAGGATATGGGTATTCTCAGGGTTTTGTAGAAAATTACAAAAAGATAGCAAGTAAAGTAATTAATGATCCTAATACTAAAATCGAAGTAGTTGATAATCTTGACACTATTTGCAGTGTTTGCCCAAACCAGACTAAACAAGGTAAATGTACCACACAAGCTAAAGTTTTAGAGCTAGATAGAAGGCATATGGAAATTTTAGGAATGAAAATAGGAGAGATTTTAACCTGGAATGAAGCAGTAAAAAGAATTAGAAAGAAAATGTCTTTAGAGAAATTTGACTACGCATGTGAGGAGTGTAATTGGCAACCATATGGAATGTGTAGAAGTGCTCTTTTAACTCATTCTAAATAG
- a CDS encoding glycoside hydrolase family 5 protein: MKIFLLITAVLYSIVFCNVSAKSIPENSKMLFWQTGVRKGANVFNRKVDSDLIKAAKEYKIGFIRLAPDKFETTQRDFLLGNADSYQGLIPKDLKVLKDVLDAFHQQKIPVVLTMLSLPGSRWKQNNNDKDDLRLWSDQAFQKQAAKFWQDLAKELKDHPAIVGYNILNEPHPERLYNTADSAIYNVEQSKVQKNLFGFYSSVVNSVRQVDSETPIILDSSSYADSNTFDKFKPVDDSNILYSFHMYEPFAYTNLKLNQDNFAYPGHVQSFDGKKVEYWNKDKLKLYIEPVKIFQEKYNIPDYQILAGEFGGHRCSKGLEHYFRDLTSIFNEYNWHFAVYGFREDMWDGMDYELGSKKLSWKDWQAIEEGRMKKNYLPDNPIFKILKKEWSSQLAGHSS; this comes from the coding sequence GTGAAAATTTTTCTTCTAATTACAGCTGTTTTGTATTCTATAGTTTTCTGTAATGTGAGTGCTAAGTCAATACCGGAGAACAGCAAAATGCTCTTTTGGCAAACTGGAGTTAGAAAGGGAGCAAATGTTTTCAATAGAAAAGTTGATAGTGACTTAATCAAAGCAGCAAAGGAATACAAAATTGGTTTTATTCGTCTTGCTCCTGACAAATTTGAAACTACGCAACGTGACTTCCTCTTAGGTAATGCAGACAGTTATCAGGGCCTAATTCCCAAAGACCTGAAAGTTCTGAAAGATGTTTTAGATGCTTTTCATCAACAAAAAATACCAGTAGTGTTAACGATGCTTAGCTTACCTGGATCTAGATGGAAGCAAAATAATAACGATAAAGATGATTTACGTTTATGGTCAGATCAAGCTTTTCAAAAACAAGCAGCAAAATTTTGGCAAGATCTTGCGAAAGAGCTTAAAGATCATCCTGCTATTGTTGGATATAATATCTTAAATGAACCACATCCAGAAAGGCTTTATAATACTGCAGATTCGGCTATTTATAACGTAGAACAAAGCAAAGTTCAGAAGAATCTATTTGGCTTTTATAGCAGCGTGGTAAACAGTGTCCGCCAAGTTGACTCAGAGACCCCAATAATACTTGATAGCAGCAGTTATGCTGACTCTAATACTTTTGATAAATTCAAACCAGTTGATGATTCTAATATTCTTTATTCTTTTCACATGTATGAGCCCTTTGCTTATACAAATTTAAAATTAAACCAGGATAACTTTGCCTACCCTGGACATGTTCAATCTTTTGATGGAAAAAAAGTAGAGTATTGGAATAAAGATAAGTTAAAATTATATATAGAACCTGTAAAAATTTTCCAAGAGAAGTATAATATACCAGATTATCAGATCCTTGCTGGAGAGTTTGGCGGACATCGCTGTTCAAAAGGATTAGAGCACTATTTTCGAGATCTTACTTCTATTTTTAATGAATATAATTGGCACTTTGCTGTTTATGGCTTTCGAGAAGATATGTGGGATGGAATGGATTATGAATTGGGAAGTAAAAAGCTTTCATGGAAAGATTGGCAAGCAATTGAAGAGGGTAGGATGAAAAAAAATTATTTGCCAGATAATCCAATTTTTAAGATATTAAAAAAAGAATGGTCAAGTCAGCTCGCTGGCCATTCGTCATAA
- the petA gene encoding ubiquinol-cytochrome c reductase iron-sulfur subunit produces the protein MDKKLTKNKKSLTNEKNKKTSPIKDLTQNKSRRDFITLTTFAMAGIGAASGFWPLVKSMNPSAEVLAMSTVEVNLSDIQEGQGKKVKWQGKPVFIRRRTKQEIEAARAINAENLRDPESDEKRVYKGKDEWLIMIGICTHLGCVPVDHATKDGNGWFCPCHGSYYDTSGRVIGGPAPKNMAIPDYFFPSENIVIIGKKA, from the coding sequence ATGGATAAGAAATTAACTAAAAATAAAAAATCGTTGACAAATGAGAAGAATAAAAAAACATCTCCTATTAAGGATCTTACTCAAAATAAGAGTAGAAGAGATTTTATAACATTAACTACATTCGCCATGGCAGGTATAGGAGCTGCAAGCGGTTTTTGGCCACTAGTTAAGTCTATGAATCCTTCTGCTGAGGTTTTAGCGATGTCTACGGTTGAGGTTAATCTATCTGACATTCAAGAAGGACAAGGAAAAAAGGTAAAATGGCAAGGTAAGCCAGTATTTATTCGCAGACGTACGAAACAAGAGATTGAGGCTGCAAGAGCCATAAATGCAGAAAATTTGAGAGATCCTGAATCAGATGAAAAAAGAGTATACAAAGGGAAAGATGAATGGTTAATTATGATTGGAATATGCACCCATCTTGGATGTGTACCAGTTGATCACGCTACAAAAGACGGCAACGGTTGGTTCTGCCCTTGTCACGGTTCATATTATGACACATCAGGCCGAGTAATTGGCGGTCCTGCACCAAAAAACATGGCTATACCTGACTACTTTTTTCCAAGTGAAAATATTGTAATAATTGGCAAGAAGGCTTAA
- the gyrA gene encoding DNA topoisomerase (ATP-hydrolyzing) subunit A, whose translation MQDNIVPVSIVKELEDSYLSYAMSVIISRAIPDVRDGFKPVHRRILYAMSRAGFDAGKPYKKAARIVGDVMGKYHPHGDAAIYDSLVRMAQDFSLLLPLIDGQGNFGSIDGDPPASMRYTEARLHRVSHFLLNDIDEDTVDFRSNYDGNETEPVVLPAEFPNLLVNGASGVAVGMATNIPSHNLGEIIDACMLYIDNPEVTLDELLEVMPGPDFPTGGTILGRSGIRSAFATGRGSIVVQGKTHMEDLPQDRQAIVIDEIPYQVNKVKLIEKIGELVKEKRIDGITEIRDESDKSGIRVVIDLRRNAEASFILNQILGLTPLRSSFSVNTLVLNNNRPALMSLKEIIAAFIDFRKEVLIRRTEFRLRKTREKAHIYIGLYIAVLSIDEVIKIIRGAKDPEEASRELLNKEWKTSAEINTIIELISDSVSFLKDGVYRLTELQTKAILDMKLQRLTGLEKSKLENELNSMLSLIKEYIAFLGSEEKLMQEIKNNLQEIKNRFAVPRRTSIEESDMDIEAEDLIPQEDMVVTVTMNGYIKRVKLSHYRTQHRGGKGKLGQGLKEEDVITKLFVGNTHTSLLFFSNTGRVYRLKVYKLPLAEPTARGRALVNIFPLSDGETITNIMPLPSENDENQNIVFVTAHGNIRRNSLADFHYIPSNGKIAIKLDEGDRLISVKVCSEIDHVLLSTTLGKSIRFVVSDVRQFKSRNSDGVRGIKLAKNDSVISMTILNGIGIAIEIKELYLKVPLAKRMEAVTNNSIDSKLEKTLNDLEIDNKLFLKLAMNEEFILTITENGFGKRTSAYKYRVTNRGGVGITNILTTSRNGNVVASFPVEQGDNIMLITDKGKLIRISVNDIRITGRSTQGVTLFKTESREKVVSVAKIEDPNSTEDSISEIENSVPS comes from the coding sequence ATGCAAGACAACATAGTACCAGTTTCAATAGTGAAAGAGCTAGAAGATTCTTATCTCTCCTATGCAATGAGTGTGATCATAAGTCGAGCTATACCTGATGTGCGAGATGGATTTAAACCTGTTCATAGGCGCATATTATACGCAATGTCGAGGGCTGGGTTCGATGCCGGTAAACCGTATAAAAAAGCAGCTCGTATAGTCGGGGATGTAATGGGAAAATATCACCCACATGGTGATGCAGCCATTTACGATTCTTTGGTCAGGATGGCTCAAGATTTTTCTCTTCTTTTACCGCTTATCGATGGGCAAGGTAACTTTGGTTCAATAGATGGAGATCCACCAGCTTCAATGCGATATACAGAAGCAAGGCTCCACAGAGTATCGCATTTTTTACTGAATGATATTGATGAAGATACAGTTGACTTCAGATCAAACTACGATGGAAATGAAACAGAGCCTGTTGTACTGCCTGCAGAATTTCCGAATCTATTGGTAAATGGTGCAAGCGGTGTTGCAGTTGGTATGGCAACCAATATTCCTTCTCACAACCTTGGAGAAATAATAGATGCTTGTATGTTATATATAGATAATCCTGAAGTTACTTTGGATGAGTTACTTGAAGTGATGCCAGGACCGGATTTCCCAACTGGAGGAACGATTCTTGGAAGGTCTGGAATAAGATCAGCATTTGCAACGGGTCGTGGATCAATTGTTGTGCAAGGCAAGACTCACATGGAAGACCTGCCACAAGATAGGCAAGCAATAGTGATTGATGAAATACCTTACCAGGTAAATAAAGTAAAATTAATTGAGAAGATAGGTGAGCTTGTAAAAGAAAAAAGAATTGATGGCATAACAGAAATTAGGGATGAGTCTGATAAGTCTGGTATTAGAGTAGTAATTGACCTCAGAAGAAATGCTGAAGCAAGTTTTATACTTAATCAAATATTGGGACTAACTCCACTAAGAAGTAGTTTTAGTGTTAATACTTTAGTCCTCAACAATAACAGGCCTGCTTTGATGTCATTGAAAGAAATCATAGCTGCTTTCATTGATTTTAGAAAAGAAGTATTAATCAGGAGAACAGAATTTCGTTTAAGAAAAACGAGGGAAAAAGCTCATATATACATAGGGCTCTACATTGCGGTCCTCAGCATAGATGAAGTGATAAAAATCATCCGTGGTGCAAAAGATCCTGAAGAAGCAAGCAGAGAGCTTTTAAACAAGGAATGGAAAACCTCAGCTGAAATAAACACGATTATTGAACTAATCTCAGACAGTGTGAGCTTTTTGAAAGATGGAGTATATAGATTAACTGAGCTGCAAACAAAAGCTATTCTTGACATGAAATTGCAACGCTTAACAGGCCTTGAAAAAAGCAAATTAGAAAATGAGTTAAATTCAATGCTTAGCCTGATAAAAGAATATATTGCTTTTCTTGGCTCAGAAGAGAAATTGATGCAAGAAATAAAAAACAATTTACAAGAAATAAAGAATAGATTTGCCGTACCTCGAAGAACTTCAATAGAAGAATCAGACATGGACATTGAAGCTGAAGATCTAATTCCACAAGAAGATATGGTAGTGACCGTAACTATGAATGGTTACATCAAACGTGTGAAGCTCTCTCACTATAGAACCCAACATCGTGGTGGAAAAGGAAAGCTAGGACAGGGATTAAAAGAGGAGGACGTAATCACAAAATTATTTGTTGGAAATACTCATACTAGCCTTTTATTCTTTTCTAATACTGGTCGAGTTTACAGATTAAAAGTTTATAAACTGCCTCTTGCAGAGCCAACTGCACGTGGAAGAGCGCTTGTTAATATATTCCCGCTTAGCGATGGTGAAACTATAACTAACATCATGCCGCTTCCAAGTGAGAATGACGAAAATCAAAATATAGTTTTTGTTACTGCTCATGGGAACATAAGGCGTAACTCCTTAGCAGATTTTCACTATATTCCAAGCAATGGAAAAATAGCAATAAAGCTCGACGAAGGGGACAGGTTAATATCAGTTAAAGTATGTAGCGAAATTGATCATGTTCTACTTTCAACAACACTTGGAAAAAGCATCAGATTTGTTGTAAGCGATGTGCGTCAATTTAAGAGTCGTAATTCAGATGGCGTAAGAGGTATCAAACTTGCAAAAAATGACAGTGTGATATCCATGACCATACTAAACGGCATAGGTATTGCAATAGAAATAAAAGAACTTTACTTAAAAGTTCCACTTGCAAAAAGGATGGAAGCTGTAACCAACAACTCAATTGATTCTAAATTAGAAAAAACTTTGAATGATTTAGAAATAGATAACAAACTGTTCTTAAAACTTGCAATGAATGAGGAGTTCATATTAACTATTACTGAAAATGGCTTTGGTAAAAGAACTTCTGCGTACAAGTATAGGGTAACAAATAGAGGTGGTGTTGGTATTACAAATATCCTTACTACTAGCAGAAATGGCAATGTTGTTGCTAGCTTTCCAGTTGAGCAGGGTGATAATATCATGCTTATTACAGATAAAGGAAAGTTAATTCGTATTTCAGTAAATGATATCAGAATTACAGGACGTAGCACTCAAGGAGTCACTCTGTTTAAAACAGAGAGTAGAGAAAAGGTGGTTTCAGTAGCGAAAATTGAGGATCCTAACTCCACTGAAGATAGTATTTCCGAAATTGAAAACTCTGTTCCTTCTTAA
- a CDS encoding nitroreductase family protein yields MHYLKMMSKQDLLSLMKARHSGRSYDPTKAISQKEMDILIEAVRLTPSCFGDEPWRYVICNKQNNQSAWKKLFDCLDESNQKWAKDAQVLIISLSAKNFRKPDKGGNFWAKHDTGAANYALMLQATAIGLMAHQMGGFDKDKIIERFNVPDDFNLMSVIAVGYEEEGAEVKEKNRKPIEEIFFYDEWPAS; encoded by the coding sequence ATGCACTATTTAAAAATGATGAGTAAACAAGATCTATTATCGTTGATGAAAGCAAGACACAGTGGACGTTCATACGATCCTACAAAAGCAATATCTCAAAAAGAAATGGATATTTTAATAGAAGCTGTAAGGCTAACACCCTCGTGTTTTGGTGATGAACCTTGGCGATATGTGATATGCAACAAACAGAACAATCAAAGCGCATGGAAAAAATTGTTCGATTGCCTTGATGAATCTAATCAAAAGTGGGCAAAAGATGCACAAGTGTTAATCATATCTTTAAGTGCTAAAAACTTCCGAAAGCCAGACAAAGGGGGAAATTTTTGGGCTAAGCATGATACTGGTGCAGCAAATTACGCACTTATGCTACAGGCTACAGCTATAGGCTTAATGGCTCATCAGATGGGCGGATTTGACAAAGACAAAATAATAGAGAGGTTCAATGTACCTGATGATTTTAATCTAATGTCAGTGATAGCGGTTGGTTACGAGGAAGAAGGTGCCGAAGTTAAAGAAAAGAACAGAAAGCCAATAGAAGAAATATTTTTTTATGACGAATGGCCAGCGAGCTGA
- the dapF gene encoding diaminopimelate epimerase — MVSNLTDKIPFVKMHGTGNSFVIIDSRSTNNLDWNYRQIADQGSCDQVIIITMSNAANCFMHIYNADGSRAEMCGNAARCVGYLIMLEKGTEYITIELINNRILECFKVGDKSIKVNMGKPLLKWNEIPLSCECDPLYLPIELEMLKEPVAVNIGNPHIVFFVDNISEIPLQNLGPKLENHELFPQKTNVSIAQIEKSGEINLRVWERGTGITASCGSAACAAFVASILRKCLATKQTSVHLPGGQLLIEWSKNILMTGDIGFL, encoded by the coding sequence ATGGTAAGTAACCTAACAGACAAGATCCCGTTTGTAAAGATGCATGGTACTGGCAATAGTTTTGTTATCATAGACTCACGTTCAACAAATAATTTAGACTGGAATTATAGACAAATTGCTGATCAAGGCAGTTGTGATCAAGTGATAATTATAACAATGTCTAATGCTGCAAACTGCTTTATGCATATCTACAATGCTGACGGTAGTCGAGCTGAAATGTGTGGAAACGCAGCACGCTGTGTTGGATATTTGATAATGTTAGAAAAAGGTACTGAATATATCACTATTGAGCTGATAAATAATCGTATCTTAGAATGTTTTAAAGTAGGTGATAAATCAATAAAGGTCAATATGGGTAAACCACTGCTTAAATGGAATGAAATTCCTCTTTCTTGTGAATGCGATCCCCTTTATCTACCTATAGAGCTTGAAATGCTGAAAGAGCCAGTTGCAGTAAATATTGGTAACCCTCATATAGTTTTTTTTGTTGATAACATAAGCGAAATACCATTGCAGAATTTAGGACCAAAGCTAGAAAATCACGAATTATTTCCTCAGAAAACAAATGTTAGTATTGCACAAATAGAAAAATCTGGAGAAATAAACTTAAGAGTTTGGGAAAGAGGAACAGGTATTACTGCTTCATGTGGTAGTGCGGCTTGTGCAGCATTTGTTGCATCTATACTTCGTAAGTGTTTGGCTACTAAACAAACTTCAGTGCATTTACCAGGAGGTCAGTTACTGATTGAGTGGTCAAAAAATATACTGATGACTGGGGATATAGGGTTTTTATGA